The Gemmatimonadales bacterium genome has a window encoding:
- a CDS encoding non-canonical purine NTP pyrophosphatase, translated as MNQLLLATRSADKAREIGEVLKSAGAGVELLSLDGARVAWSSKEEAIEEFDSFLSNARAKAEYFAKLTGLPTVADDSGLEVLSLLGAPGVKSKRFAPNAGSLAGKELDQANNGELLRRLLGADASRRRASYVCVAVLIRRPNAVPESFAGRCWGRVLDEPKGTGGFGYDPLFFHEGLGKSFGEAAAEEKHAVSHRGEAFRQVAAALVARPL; from the coding sequence GTGAACCAGCTCCTCCTCGCTACCCGCAGCGCTGACAAGGCCCGCGAGATCGGCGAAGTACTCAAGTCAGCCGGCGCCGGCGTGGAACTGCTGTCGCTCGATGGGGCGCGCGTCGCGTGGAGCTCGAAGGAGGAGGCGATCGAGGAGTTCGACTCGTTCCTCTCCAACGCGCGCGCCAAGGCCGAGTACTTCGCCAAGCTCACCGGGCTGCCCACCGTCGCCGACGATTCGGGTCTCGAGGTGCTCTCGCTCCTCGGAGCGCCGGGAGTGAAGTCCAAGCGCTTCGCGCCGAATGCGGGATCGTTGGCGGGGAAGGAGCTGGACCAGGCGAACAATGGAGAACTCCTGCGGCGTCTCCTGGGCGCGGACGCCTCGCGCCGCCGCGCTTCGTACGTCTGCGTGGCGGTGTTAATCCGGCGCCCGAACGCGGTGCCGGAATCGTTCGCCGGCCGCTGCTGGGGACGCGTCCTCGACGAGCCGAAGGGCACCGGCGGGTTCGGCTACGACCCGTTGTTCTTTCACGAGGGGCTCGGCAAGTCGTTCGGCGAGGCCGCCGCCGAGGAGAAGCACGCCGTCAGTCACCGGGGAGAGGCCTTCAGGCAGGTAGCGGCGGCGCTGGTCGCCAGGCCCCTGTAA
- the rph gene encoding ribonuclease PH: protein MTLERGANPYAEGSCLVRMGGTLVLCTASVEAGVPGWRRGSGKGWVTAEYAMLPRATLQRTSRERQGAGGRTHEIQRLIGRSLRASLTGFDFGEHTIRVDCDVLQADGGTRTAAVTGAAVALADACAWLSRTAGVADPFARLVAAVSVGIVEGEPRLDLPYAEDRVAEVDANVVVAEPDAFVEVQGTGENGTFSRTDLDQLLDLAMAGAARLFAMQRAALGR, encoded by the coding sequence GTGACGTTGGAGCGCGGCGCCAACCCCTACGCGGAAGGCTCCTGCCTGGTGCGCATGGGCGGGACGCTGGTGTTGTGCACCGCGTCGGTGGAGGCCGGGGTGCCGGGGTGGCGCAGGGGCAGCGGCAAGGGCTGGGTCACCGCCGAATACGCCATGCTTCCGCGTGCCACTCTTCAGCGGACCTCACGCGAACGGCAGGGAGCGGGCGGCCGGACTCACGAGATCCAGCGCCTGATCGGCCGGAGCCTGCGCGCGTCGCTCACCGGCTTCGACTTCGGAGAGCACACGATCCGCGTGGATTGCGACGTCCTCCAGGCCGACGGCGGCACCCGCACCGCGGCCGTCACCGGCGCCGCCGTCGCGCTCGCGGACGCGTGCGCCTGGCTCTCCCGCACCGCCGGCGTGGCAGACCCGTTCGCGCGGCTGGTCGCCGCCGTGAGCGTCGGAATCGTCGAGGGCGAGCCGCGACTCGACCTGCCTTATGCGGAGGACCGCGTCGCGGAAGTGGACGCCAACGTGGTCGTCGCTGAGCCCGACGCGTTCGTGGAAGTGCAGGGCACCGGCGAGAACGGGACGTTCAGCCGCACCGACCTCGATCAACTGCTCGATCTCGCGATGGCCGGCGCTGCGCGCCTATTCGCCATGCAGCGCGCCGCTCTGGGCCGGTGA
- the rfaE2 gene encoding D-glycero-beta-D-manno-heptose 1-phosphate adenylyltransferase, whose translation MSSSGGARSTPDRKIMGREALARWRRGVAGSVVFTNGVFDVLHRGHVALLAAARAEGDALVVGVNTDASVRRLGKAPDRPINRERDRAFVLAGLESVDAVVLFDADTPHELIAALEPDVLVKGADYAPEAIVGADLVTARGGRVVRIPLEEGYSTTNFIAKAKRGET comes from the coding sequence GTGTCTTCGAGCGGCGGCGCGCGCTCCACCCCCGACCGCAAGATCATGGGTCGCGAGGCACTGGCACGCTGGCGTCGCGGCGTTGCCGGATCGGTCGTCTTCACCAACGGCGTGTTCGACGTGCTGCACCGGGGGCACGTCGCGCTGCTGGCGGCCGCCCGCGCCGAGGGCGACGCGCTGGTGGTCGGCGTCAACACCGATGCCTCGGTGCGGCGGCTCGGCAAGGCGCCGGACCGGCCCATCAACCGCGAGCGTGATCGCGCGTTCGTGCTCGCCGGGCTGGAAAGCGTGGACGCGGTAGTGCTGTTCGACGCGGACACCCCGCACGAGCTGATCGCGGCGCTGGAACCGGATGTGCTGGTGAAGGGTGCGGACTACGCGCCCGAGGCGATCGTGGGCGCGGACCTCGTGACGGCGAGGGGCGGGCGGGTGGTGCGCATCCCGCTCGAGGAAGGTTATTCCACCACCAACTTCATCGCGAAGGCGAAACGTGGCGAGACCTGA